GCTCGAACCGTTCATCGACGCGCGGGACATCGCCGATGTGGTGGTGGCGGTGCTCCGCCCCGATTCGGGTTACGCGGGGCGGGTGGTGGAGATATCGGGGCCGCGCCTCATCTCGTTCCGTGACGCGGTGGCCGAGGTGTCGGCGGCGGCCGGGCGGGAGATCCGCTATGTCCCCGTATCGGCCCGGGAGTACGGGAGCGCGCTCGCGGAGTTCGGGGTGCCGCATGAGGAGACGGAGTTCCTGATCGAGCTCTTCGAGACGAACCTGGACGGCCGCAACGCGCATCTCTCGGACGGGGTGCGGGAAGTCCTGGGGCGGGCGCCCCGCGACTTCGCCGAGTTCGCCAGGGAGCACGCGGAGGCGGGCGTCTGGAAGGCCTGAGCGGGCTCCGGAGCCTTGCGGGGCGGGCGGTCACCGGCTCCGCTGGGTTCGTCCTCACACGCCGGACGGGCTGAAACCCCACGCCGGACGGGCTGGAAACCCAGCCCGTCCCGGGCCTACTCGGGGGGCGGCTCTTCCCCGCCGCCGTTCCGCTTCCCGTGGCCCCGCAGCCGGGACGTCACGTCGTCCGGCGGCAGGAAGCGTGACCACCGCTCGGGGAACTCGGACGGCATGTCCGGGTCGTCCGGGTCGTAGGGGTCCTGCGAAGCCTCCCGCGCCGCCACCGCGCGGGCCACCACCTCCACCGCGCGCGCCTCCCGTATCCGGTCGTTGGCCGCGCGCGCGGCGGCCGTGGCGACGGAGGGCCACACCCGGTCGATCGCGGCGTTCACCGCGGCCCCCACAAGGACCGCGAACGCCGACACGCCGATCCACAGGAGCACCGCCACCGGCGCCGCCAACGAACCGTAGATCGTGGGTCCTTCGACCGTGCTCGTCAGGTAGATCCGGAGCAGGAAACTGCCGAGGACCCACATCCCCAGGGCGATGAGCGCACCGGGCATGTCCTCCACCCAGGGCGAACGCACCGGCACCGACACGTGGTACAGCGTCGTCAGGAACACCACCGACAGCAGCGTCACCACCGGCCAGTAGAGGATCTGCACCACCGTCGTGGAGCCGGGCACCAGCTTCACCACCGCGTCCGGCCCCGC
This Streptomyces sp. NBC_01283 DNA region includes the following protein-coding sequences:
- a CDS encoding YihY/virulence factor BrkB family protein gives rise to the protein MHQAKETPGRPSGRWNRARALYSNVSKRRTAWLLLKDTVNSCVEYRILGLAAEAAFFTLLSVPPLLLSLIGLLAYVDRWTGANTIASVENNILEASRTVLSDKGVSQIAQPILEDVMRVGRPDVISIGFVFALWSGSRAVNVFIDTITVMYGLDGARGIVKTRLLAFGLFIVALLIGSVALPLMVAGPDAVVKLVPGSTTVVQILYWPVVTLLSVVFLTTLYHVSVPVRSPWVEDMPGALIALGMWVLGSFLLRIYLTSTVEGPTIYGSLAAPVAVLLWIGVSAFAVLVGAAVNAAIDRVWPSVATAAARAANDRIREARAVEVVARAVAAREASQDPYDPDDPDMPSEFPERWSRFLPPDDVTSRLRGHGKRNGGGEEPPPE